The following proteins come from a genomic window of Coffea arabica cultivar ET-39 chromosome 11c, Coffea Arabica ET-39 HiFi, whole genome shotgun sequence:
- the LOC113716351 gene encoding LOW QUALITY PROTEIN: threonine--tRNA ligase, mitochondrial 1 (The sequence of the model RefSeq protein was modified relative to this genomic sequence to represent the inferred CDS: substituted 1 base at 1 genomic stop codon): MLLTSQLCWRFALLLRRLPPPPSALHFRTFLLRHCSSLHSPPLPMGTASNDSGPSVPKDEAYLATVINKRIDLFKSIQDREKLQRLSLSPDPIRIVLPDGSVKEGKKWNTTPFDVAKEISKSLASNALIAKVDGALWDMHRPLEGDCELKLFTFDSDEGRDTFWHSSAHILGQSLEQTYGCRLCIGPCTTRGEGFYYDAFYGDLGLNEDHFKRIDDGAKKAVLGKQPFERIEVTRDEALQMFSDNQFKVEIINDLPEDKTITVCRCGPLVDLCRGPHIPNTSFVKAFSCLKASXAYWRGNKDRERLQRVYGISFLDQKRLKQYKDDLEEAKKYDHGELAKKQELFFFHPLSPGSCFFLPRGARVCNKLLEFIRNEYWKRGYEEVWSPNMYNMQLWETSGHAANYRDNMFLFEIEKQQFGLKPMNCPGHCLIFDHRVRSYRELPLRLADFGVLHRNEASGALTGLTRVRRFQQDDAHIFCRESQIKDEVKGVLDFISHAYNIFGFTFDLKLSTRPEKYLGDLETWEKAEAALKEALNEFGKPWQINEGDGAFYGPKIDISVNDAMRRQFQCATLQLDFQLPSRFNLSYTAEDENKRERPVMIHRAILGSVERMFAILLEHYKGKWPFWLSPRQAIVCPVSEKSQPYALKLRDQIHDAGYYVDVDATDRTIQKKVREAQVAQYNYILVVGEEEAKTGQVSVRVRDKASHSVKSVEELLSDLKNEVAAFR; encoded by the exons ATGCTCTTAACTTCCCAGCTCTGCTGGCGCTTCGCATTACTCCTACGCCGTCTTCCTCCTCCGCCGTCCGCTCTGCATTTTAGAACCTTTCTACTCCGCCACTGCTCTTCATTGCACTCGCCGCCCCTGCCAATGGGCACAGCCTCGAATGATTCTGGCCCCTCCGTCCCCAAAGACGAAGCTTATCTCGCAACAGTTATCAACAAACGCATCGACCTCTTCAAATCCATCCAAGACCGGGAAAAACTCCAGCGCCTCTCCCTGTCCCCTGACCCCATCAG GATTGTGTTACCTGATGGGTCAGTGAAGGAGGGGAAGAAGTGGAATACTACCCCGTTTGATGTGGCGAAGGAAATTTCCAAGAGCTTGGCATCTAATGCGTTGATTGCTAAGGTGGACGGGGCTCTATGGGATATGCATAGGCCATTAGAGGGGGACTGTGAGCTGAAGCTGTTTACATTTGATAGCGATGAGGGGCGAGATACCTTTTGGCATTCAAGCGCCCACATCCTTGGCCAG TCACTAGAGCAGACATATGGATGCAGATTGTGCATTGGGCCATGTACCACAAGAGGGGAG GGTTTCTATTACGATGCTTTTTATGGTGACTTGGGATTGAATGAGGATCATTTTAAAAGGATTGACGATGGGGCTAAGAAGGCTGTATTG GGAAAACAACCTTTTGAGCGCATTGAGGTTACAAGAGATGAAGCTCTGCAGATGTTTTCCGATAACCAATTCAAG GTTGAAATCATTAATGATTTACCTGAAGATAAAACTATCACCGTATGCCGATGTGGTCCCTTGGTTGATTTGTGTCGTGGGCCACATATACCAAATACATCCTTCGTTAAAGCTTTCTCTTGTTTAAAG GCTTCCTGAGCGTATTGGAGGGGGAACAAAGACCGTGAAAGGTTGCAAAGAGTTTATGGAATATCATTTCTGGACCAGAAGCGTCTGAAG CAATACAAGGATGACCTGGAAGAAGCAAAGAAGTATGACCATGGAGAATTGGCTAAAAAACAagaacttttctttttccaccCACTTAG TCCCGGAAGTTGTTTCTTCCTTCCACGTGGTGCTCGAGTTTGCAACAAACTCTTAGAATTTATACGAAATGAATACTGGAAGAGAGGTTATGAAGAG gtttggagtccaaatatGTATAACATGCAGTTATGGGAAACTTCTGGTCATGCTGCAAATTATAGGGACAATATGTTCTTATTTGAG ATTGAGAAACAACAGTTTGGGCTCAAACCAATGAATTGTCCAGGGCACTGTTTGATATTTGATCATAGAGTTCGTTCATACAGGG AACTTCCTCTTCGCCTGGCTGATTTTGGAGTCCTGCATCGGAATGAGGCCAGTGGTGCACTTACTGGTTTAACTCGTGTGAGGAGATTTCAGCAG GATGATGCACACATTTTCTGCCGTGAATCCCAG ATAAAAGATGAAGTCAAGGGTGTGTTGGATTTTATCAGTCATGCCTACAATATATTTGGGTTCACCTTTGACTTGAAATTATCTACG AGGCCTGAAAAATATCTTGGTGACTTGGAAACATGGGAAAAAGCTGAAGCTGCTCTTAAAGAAGCATTGAATGAGTTTGGGAAGCCCTGGCAG ATAAATGAAGGTGATGGGGCGTTTTATGGGCCGAAGATTGATATTAGTGTCAATGACGCAATGAGGAGGCAATTCCAGTGTGCAACATTGCAG CTGGATTTTCAACTTCCTTCTCGTTTCAACTTATCTTACACGGCAGAAGATGAGAATAAGAGGGAGAGACCTGTTATGATACATAGAGCTATTCTTGGTTCGGTGGAGCGTATGTTTGCTATACTTTTGGAGCATTATAAGGGGAAATGGCCATTCTGGCTTAGTCCACGTCAGGCAATTGTTTGCCCTGTCTCTGAAAAGTCACAACCCTACGCTCTGAAG ctAAGGGATCAAATTCATGATGCTGGTTATTATGTTGATGTTGATGCAACAGACAGAACAATCCAGAAAAAG GTACGAGAAGCTCAAGTAGCACAATACAACTACATCTTGGTGGTCGGAGAGGAGGAAGCCAAAACTGGACAG GTTAGCGTGCGAGTGAGAGACAAAGCCAGCCATTCTGTCAAGAGTGTTGAGGAACTCCTATCGGACTTAAAAAATGAAGTTGCAGCTTTTCGTTAG